The following proteins are encoded in a genomic region of Sorangiineae bacterium MSr12523:
- a CDS encoding PspA/IM30 family protein: MGIFSRLAQLIKSNLNDLISKSEDPEKMLNQVVLDMNTQLVEAKKQVAASIADEKRLAKQHEQEAANATEWERRAMMALRAGNEELAKEALARKKEHDQLAATFKDQWTKQKTAVESLKRALRMLNDKIEEAKRKKNVLIARKKRAEAQRAIQETMSGLRDQSAFETFERMSNKIDQLEAEAEAGAEIQEEYTGDVLASQFAHLEKTAGADEELLALKRKMGLAPAEPAPVAAPEPVQARVEAPLDAAPATSGTTREEEELAAALEELEAEQQGAQQRKAGH; this comes from the coding sequence ATGGGTATTTTCAGCCGTCTCGCGCAGCTCATCAAATCCAACCTGAACGATCTGATCAGCAAATCGGAAGACCCCGAGAAGATGCTGAACCAGGTCGTTTTGGACATGAACACGCAACTCGTCGAGGCCAAGAAGCAAGTGGCCGCGTCGATCGCGGACGAGAAGCGTCTCGCGAAACAGCACGAACAAGAAGCGGCCAACGCCACCGAGTGGGAGCGCCGGGCGATGATGGCACTGCGCGCGGGCAACGAGGAGCTGGCGAAGGAAGCCCTCGCGCGCAAGAAGGAGCACGACCAACTCGCGGCCACGTTCAAGGACCAGTGGACGAAGCAAAAGACGGCCGTCGAGTCGCTCAAGCGCGCGCTGCGCATGCTCAACGACAAGATCGAGGAGGCGAAGCGCAAGAAGAACGTGCTCATCGCGCGAAAGAAGCGCGCGGAGGCGCAGCGAGCCATCCAGGAGACGATGAGCGGCCTGCGCGATCAGAGCGCGTTCGAGACGTTCGAGCGCATGTCGAACAAGATCGATCAATTGGAGGCCGAGGCCGAGGCGGGCGCGGAGATCCAGGAAGAGTACACGGGCGACGTGCTGGCCTCGCAGTTTGCGCATCTGGAAAAGACGGCGGGTGCCGACGAGGAGCTGCTCGCGCTCAAGCGCAAGATGGGCCTCGCCCCGGCGGAACCAGCGCCGGTGGCGGCGCCCGAACCCGTGCAAGCGCGGGTCGAGGCACCGCTCGATGCAGCGCCCGCGACCAGCGGGACGACGCGCGAGGAAGAGGAGCTCGCCGCGGCGCTCGAAGAGCTGGAGGCCGAGCAGCAAGGGGCACAACAACGGAAGGCAGGACACTGA